The Streptomyces laurentii genome contains a region encoding:
- a CDS encoding phosphopantetheine-binding protein (COG0236 Acyl carrier protein;~Phosphopantetheine attachment site; pfam00550;~identified by MetaGeneAnnotator; putative;~phosphopantetheine-binding protein [Streptomyces collinus Tu365]): MTTTSTATVTLADLTRMLRESAGEEEGIDLDGDVIDTPFMELGYDSLALLQVIGEIQREYGIEIPDDAVVDAETPGALLALINAGRQ, encoded by the coding sequence ATGACGACCACTTCGACCGCCACCGTGACCCTGGCCGACCTGACCCGCATGCTGCGCGAGAGCGCCGGCGAGGAGGAGGGCATCGACCTCGACGGCGATGTCATCGACACCCCGTTCATGGAGCTGGGCTACGACTCCCTCGCCCTGCTCCAGGTCATCGGCGAGATCCAGCGCGAGTACGGCATCGAGATCCCGGACGACGCCGTCGTCGACGCCGAGACCCCGGGCGCGCTCCTCGCGCTCATCAACGCCGGCCGTCAGTAA
- a CDS encoding beta-ketoacyl synthase (Chain-length factor (CLF) isa factor required for polyketide chain initiation of aromatic antibiotic-producing polyketide synthases (PKSs) of filamentous bacteria. CLFs have been shown to have decarboxylase activity towards malonyl-acyl carrier protein; cd00832;~PFAM: Beta-ketoacyl synthase; KEGG: cai:Caci_3547 beta-ketoacyl synthase;~beta-ketoacyl synthase [Streptomyces sp. SirexAA-E];~beta-ketoacyl-acyl-carrier-protein synthase II; TIGR03150;~identified by MetaGeneAnnotator; putative), which yields MTASGSAAAPATASVTTSPTVVTGLGIAAPNGLGTEDYWKATLAGESGLGPVTRFDATQYPSRIAGEVPGYTAEEHIPSRLMPQTDHMTRLALTAADWALADAGIDTGELPEYGIGVVTAASGGAVEFGQRELQNLWSKGKEYVSAYQSFAWFYAVNTGQISIRHKLRGPSGVLLTEQAGGIDSLGHARRHLRKGFSAVVAGGVDAAICPWGWVPQIASGLMSTADDPARAYLPFAAEARGYVPGEGGAILVLESAEAADRRGAGHRYGEIAGYAATLDPAPGSGRPAGLGRAIENALADAGLTAGDIDVVFADAAGVPDLDRAEAATLTALFGVRGVPVTAPKTMTGRLLAGGAALDVATALLALRDGVIPPTAHVTAPAPEHTIDLVTEAREADLRTALVLARGHGGFNAALVVRRAS from the coding sequence ATGACCGCCTCCGGATCGGCGGCAGCGCCCGCCACGGCGTCCGTCACGACGTCGCCCACCGTGGTGACCGGCCTCGGCATCGCCGCACCCAACGGCCTGGGCACCGAGGACTACTGGAAGGCCACCCTGGCCGGCGAGTCCGGCCTCGGCCCGGTCACCCGCTTCGACGCGACCCAGTACCCGTCCCGGATCGCCGGCGAGGTCCCCGGCTACACCGCCGAGGAGCACATCCCCAGCCGGCTGATGCCGCAGACCGACCACATGACGCGGCTCGCCCTGACCGCCGCCGACTGGGCGCTCGCCGACGCCGGCATCGACACCGGCGAGCTGCCCGAGTACGGCATCGGCGTCGTCACCGCGGCGTCCGGCGGCGCCGTCGAGTTCGGCCAGCGCGAACTGCAGAACCTGTGGAGCAAGGGCAAGGAGTACGTCAGCGCGTACCAGTCCTTCGCCTGGTTCTACGCGGTCAACACCGGCCAGATCTCCATCCGGCACAAGCTGCGCGGCCCCAGCGGCGTGCTGCTCACCGAGCAGGCCGGCGGCATCGACTCCCTCGGCCACGCCCGCCGCCACCTCCGCAAGGGCTTCTCCGCCGTCGTCGCGGGCGGCGTCGACGCCGCGATCTGCCCCTGGGGCTGGGTCCCGCAGATCGCCTCCGGCCTGATGAGCACCGCCGACGACCCGGCCCGCGCCTACCTGCCGTTCGCGGCCGAGGCCCGCGGGTACGTGCCCGGCGAGGGCGGCGCCATCCTGGTCCTGGAGAGCGCCGAGGCCGCCGACCGGCGGGGCGCCGGGCACCGGTACGGCGAGATCGCCGGGTACGCCGCCACCCTCGACCCGGCCCCCGGCAGCGGCCGCCCGGCCGGTCTCGGCCGTGCCATCGAGAACGCCCTCGCCGACGCGGGCCTCACCGCCGGGGACATCGACGTCGTCTTCGCGGACGCCGCCGGGGTCCCGGACCTCGACCGCGCCGAAGCGGCCACCCTCACCGCGCTGTTCGGCGTGCGCGGGGTGCCCGTCACCGCGCCGAAGACGATGACCGGACGGCTGCTCGCGGGCGGGGCCGCCCTCGACGTCGCCACCGCGCTCCTCGCGCTGCGCGACGGCGTCATCCCGCCCACCGCGCACGTCACCGCCCCGGCGCCCGAGCACACCATCGACCTGGTCACCGAGGCCCGCGAGGCCGACCTGCGCACCGCGCTCGTCCTGGCGCGCGGGCACGGCGGCTTCAACGCGGCCCTCGTGGTGCGCCGCGCCTCCTGA